Proteins encoded together in one Porites lutea chromosome 2, jaPorLute2.1, whole genome shotgun sequence window:
- the LOC140926515 gene encoding ribosome-recycling factor-like, whose protein sequence is MNSTVIARFSAILGVTTTRTACARLTLARLYAAKKGRKSKSSSSSVSIDHDLAEGLVDLEKLQSAMESTVGKLQLDFRDKISTKILPNALDKIKLESRNGKDKFILSQVAQIKLNNGMFVVDMNGSPELVSQAAKAIKSWSLNFEPTMDGHVISVPIPRVTQEYRENLTKIAKAACEQSKQSIRKVRQKGMSDVRKNKKGRSDDDVKTVEKMIQQLTDQFCEDTEVLLEEKTKELLRK, encoded by the exons ATGAATTCTACCGTTATTGCCCGTTTCTCAGCCATTTTAGGCGTAACTACTACTAGGACGGCATGTGCCAGACTCACATTAGCTCGATTATATGCTGCGAAGAAAG gaagaaaGTCAaagagttcaagttcaagtgTTTCAATTGATCATGATTTGGCCGAAGGGCTGGTAGATTTAGAAAAGTTACAATCAGCCATGGAAAGTACAGTGGGTAAACTTCAGCTAGACTTTAGGGACAAAATATCAACCAAAATTCTTCCTA ATGCATTAGACAAGATTAAACTGGAGTCACGGAATGGAAAAGACAAGTTTATCCTCAGTCAAGTGGCACAAATAAAACTCAATAATGGCATGTTTGTTGTGGACATGAATGGTTCCCCAGAG CTCGTAAGTCAGGCTGCTAAAGCGATCAAATCCTGGAGCTTAAACTTTGAACCCACCATGGATGGACATGTAATATCTGTGCCAATTCCCAG GGTGACACAAGAGTATCGTGAGAATTTAACAAAGATAGCGAAAGCAGCGTGTGAACAGTCCAAACAGAGCATTCGAAAAGTCAGGCAAAAGGGCATGAGCGATGTGCGAAAAAACAAGAAGGGAAGGTCGGACGATGATGTCAAAACAGTAGAAAAAATG ATTCAACAGCTCACAGACCAATTTTGTGAAGATACGGAGGTGCTcttagaagaaaaaacaaaagaactattgcggaaataa